CCAAGCGACAgaaaaaacaaatcataaaaGAGACTGGATTAAGTCTAAAGGCATAATAAACTATGTGTATTCAAGTGTAAATGTGTGTATGTAACAGAGTAAGCTGCcagggtttgccatgtattgcgtTGTCTGCAATTACAATAAATATGAATATACATCAAAAGCTTAGGCGAAGAAATTTAAATGACTTCTTTAGCCCAAATGACAGACAGGTGTTGTCTAAAAGACCTATCACGAACAAAAGCAATGGAATACATGAAAAAATGGTATTGGCTTGTAGAACTCTAGTTTTAATGTATGATTTTGGCTCTAAGCtctttaagcccccttcacacgacagcgcgaatgagccggaatgccgtcagaatgaaaattattttctattcctggcaattcctcgcaattcgtactgtattctaaacattcttactgcattccagatattcgtccccgttcttttggctggctcgaaaatttttgacatgtcataaactgtcgaggtgcattcgaagtggagaaatatcgactGGCATTtcaagtggattctaagtgtattctaactattctaattGCAGTCTGACCtcattctgtggcattccaacattattcgaaacattcttatctcattcgatggagaaccgaaacggcaagccacttcgaatcctgcccgaatgtggccaaaggaatatctggaatgcagtaagaatttctggaatacactacgaattcacaggaatagaaagggattttcattaatatttctgatggcattttggctcattccttctcgtgtgaaggggatataaggtccatttggaatacccactcggaatggccccgagtgtgtggcacgaattttgcaaatacttcattctggctggttctgcttgattcctgctaattcggtttcagtgtgaaggccctatttgGAGAGACAGGTTTCCCGCCAAAGGTTGTGGCTCTCACGCCGAGGTTCGAGGAAGATCTAAGAGACAGACATTCCTTGCTCATTCATCCGGAGAGGATGTCGTCACCACCTGcagttaaacaaaacaaaaaacaaaacaaaaaacgtCAGTCTGTGAACGAAAAGTATggtacaaaagacaacaaactacacaagacgtaaaacgaatactagtagtcatgggcattatttgtgtacattcTTACGTACATAtctttatttttcgttttccacaaacagcccggccgggcccctgtttggaaacaagctttattgacacgacaaaaaatACAATGACTTTTGCCGTACGGGCACGTCAGACCCGCCATGGGTGTGGCCTATTAGCATAGCAATGAGAAGAATAGCCTAGCAACGGACCAGCGTGTGGTCAAATAtaaattacaagaaaaagtggatacagaataaaactctactaactaaacaatataggatggtaagaaaacctccatacaatcaGGGTATGTGGCTAAACatgagtgtcactatcttttctaatcacaaagcaattTTTTATGTCCTTACTTATCTCACCATTATGAGGGCTgtcggatctaaagatatagtaAAATCCACTTCTAGTTCTGGTATCGAGAATATTGAAATCTGTATCTTTAGACATAGGAAATTGTGTAAATAACGTATTGCGTAACATCCAATACATAGGGCACTCCATGACGAAATGATATTAATTTTCAATCTGTtatgctaaaaagcagttaatcattgacaagcaactgaatataattttggaaacggccagactcaactagcatccactagtttgcgtcagtgacactgttgaaacgtctgaccgtttccaaaatcatatccagttgctttagtacctgctttttggcatatcttattacctagatggctaacctacatcgacgcattttcaatttgttttggacaaaatgggcagaacgtttgaaaatgtgacgtcatCCTTACCAGAAATAGAACAGATTAACTGTCCCCAGTTGCAGTGACAATGTGCGCCTGCGCTGTCCGTGAATGACGAGTCGTGGTCAACGACGGATCCCTCGTGAACACAGCCTGCAAAATACAAGCGTTCTGACACCTCAGACCTCCGTGAGACTTTTTTAAGCCTTTATAGATTTATTGTTTTATCTAGTCTCATTGATGATACAAATACGGCTGTAATTTGCATACTATATTCTAAAAGGTGGTCTTCATTGCAACAGCTACACAGTGAATGAGTCATTTCGTTTGGAGAAATACTATGTTTAGATTTTgtcaaaaattatgcaaatgacgtacACATTGAATTAACTTACACATGTCTAAATCAATCTCttatataagaaataaagttGATAACATTACATAGCTATGGACCCTAAAATTTCCTGACAACTGCTAAAACATTACTTTCTAACCAAAAGGAGATCAACcagatatacatacaagattttGTAGGGTTTATGCGGTTCAGCAAATATACTGACCTGTAAACAATGAATAGAAATTGCAGAAATGGAATTCAAAATGTCCTAAACATTATCTTCTATACAGGACAGGCACACATTCTGCAGTATCTTCAAGTTAGAAGTGCAAAACTAACACTGAAGATGGCTTACCTACACTATGGTTTAATATATGATTTCAATCATGTCCAGGTTAGCCTCCTTTTGGTGCATGCGCAATGACCCCTAAATGATGACCccggaaaatccaaaatggccacCGTAACTAGACTCAAGCAGATTATGTAATTCTCACTACTTACTGCAACGGCATTATGACACTCTCGAATCGATTATGAAAATCAGTCTCTTAATTGCATAGTTAATGTCTGTAGACTTGCCCTAAATGACAGGTGAATAATTGTGGGTCCATGAAGACATACTTACACGTGGGAAAGCAGTCCCCAATCATCACATGCCCGTCCTGTGAACAGTAGGTGCCGTACGTACATCCGCAGTGGTCCGTACCCTCACTGATGGTAGTACCAGCAGGGTAGAAGTTACCTCCATATTGGCAACCTGTAACTTTATAGAAGAATTTTACTGCTCAACGatcgtacatggtacaatgtgtggcagaacaaagaagaaacaaacttatcatcctaattactaaaagcAAGTATTTAACATAGTACATAtacagattatgaatatagaatgaaatttgacatccttatttctaaaacaatgagagctagcctaaaacattgtactacaatcgagtggggccaattatgagtttcggcattttttcttatgacaaattTAGCAGTCTTTTAtacatttacctattttagcattgtgggagttgtcacatttgaatatataatcaaatctgcttgtagcattgagtctcttaaaatctgttgtacttgattcgaggaatgtgaataactcattatatgtgaatatataacgaaagttcacctttatccgcaaggcatcccatatccgttgtttaaaaaaggtATTTAGGAATaacaagtcgatggacggtagtttcaaactgaaaattttgaaatatttttagtTTGATGCAACAACGGCCCCCTATGTTTGAAAAAAGTTGCAGTTTaatataacaacggatataggttactccacaGATAAAAGTGAAATAGCGTCATAACACAATGGTGCGATGAAATTATATATTTTACATTGCCCATCTCTTTTTGGCAATATAAAAGAACAAGTCAGTGCTGTAATCAAAATGTTGTTCTCCTGCGCGTCGATATTCTTATAAGTTTTCATTAACTTGTGATTCTTTTGTCTAAGGAACAGCAATGTTTTGTATAGAGGAACATCATTGACTTTAACataaaacccttaaactgccagagtttcagcccaataaaataCTCTCAGTACCATGATTTTTGATGACAGTTGCGCTTAAGAGTTTCTTTATCAGGTGTAGTTCCCACAGGGCGTGTAGCCCCGGAGCCCCGGCCggaattttaagaaaaaaaaaacaacaaaattacggGGGGGGGGTGCTGTATTGCTGGATAAGGCGGAGAACCTCGGTGTTTTGACGGGTAGCTGACGGCGTCTATATCTGTGAATTAAAAGAATCCAGGGGCCTGGCCATTTAACTAAATAGCCCAGTAGCCACAGGGTGTCCAACAGGGCCGCGTTAGAAACACGCCCGTAAATGCAACCATGAACAACCCGCCGGGAGCACGTAAACTACTGGGAGGGCCCAGTTTTCCAAATGAATGGGAAAGTTGTATTACCTGGCGGTGCAGTGCATAGTGCCTGCCCCCACTCACACTGACACTGCGCTCCTGAGCTGTCCGTGAAGGATGAACCATGGTCAATAACGTTCCCCTCGTGAATACAGCCTGGAAAATACAGCAGAAGACACGGCATTAAAATATAGTAATTAGGACTTCACCACTGTATCCATTATGAtcatttatattatatcatatgctggtagtttttgtgtttttctcacTTCTCACAGAAGGAGGTATAAGTATGAAATTCTTATACAAGCCACAAACTATCTAACCAAAAATATCCTGTCAGtttatcgtcttctcacgcccactttgaaacgcctctctgcggaggtcacagaactacAGCCGGCTCACACTAGAAATGCAGTTGTGTAAATATTAACGCGTTACTAGAAATAGAAAACTTCCACATTCCAAATCATCTCAGAGTCAACACCTTTTCTTGATCACGCGGCACATGTTGTATCTGACTGcctctcaaataaggctttttacctctccttcaacaagtttatccgtactactttattaATCCGCGTCATAGACCCAGGGGGCgcgcataaatactgtgttctgttATTTCATAAATGTTACATTGTTTGAAACGCACATGTAACTAGGAACAGTTGTGATGTAGGGGTGGGAGGAatcccttacatccttggtcggaagtcctcctaggagacggatactcggaacaacaaagctgcatctgagCTGCTGGGGCCGTCTCACACGTGGCATGCAGTTCTTGCCCCTGTAAGACTTAGTGCGCCAGCagatgagagggtggagaaggaattgcacacccctccttcaccgtgaaaagtcatgtgcaggtcaggcaaacaggttgccgaacccaCCGGCAAATGTCTGTTTGCCTACTCACTGCTAGCTCATCTGTCGAAAAATTCGAATCCGAAgaatccgaaaaaaaaacagtcacacTTACACGTAGGAAAGCAGTCCCCGATCACCACGCCTCCGTCCTGTGTACAGTATGTACCGTACGTACATCCGCAGCGGTCCGTACCCTCACTGATAGTGGAACCGGCCGGGTAGAAGTTACCTCCAAACTGGCATCCTGATGATGAGGAGATACGACAATATTCAACTTTAAGAAGTGACAAAGTTTCTGCCTTATCCAAGCCTTGATTACTTAGCTATTACAAGCCCAAGATTCCGTTGTAATATGGCAAGAATGTACGTCAAGTAAAAAGATTATATAGTGTTAattaatagtttattgcaaattcttgcccgtgggctaattgcaggtgacataaaagattcaaacagtgtaaaatacaatatatcaagtgtctactctagtctaaaactagtaaaaagctaactctagatcctgggttattgggttcgactcctttttcgaagacagtggaagacgaaagatcccaccttttctattatgtgtgggttttgtgatgttaaaaggattTTGTAGATAATAACAATATGTTGTATACATTGCTGCCATTAGTCTAGAGTACGCCTGGCATTGGCGAGTACATTCAAGATGTTTAAACAGCAGCTAGTGAAACAGATGCGAAGCTCAACATATGTCACATGAGGTACTCGAGCTCGATAAGGCACATGCGTTTTATGACATTTCGTAGGATGATTGTTAGTTAGTACTTGTCATTGTGGGATGTTGTTATATGCTATGTATGTTACCCCCagtgtccatgttttctgtgtaattACTTCTGGAAGAGTAGCTGCCGCAGTTACATGTGACAGCTAAAGGagttaaccctcaagcacccgacctttttttgcgactaaaatgaccgagtggggtccaaacggacaccaaaatgttttgttcataaaatctcagtaccatttcttatcggcgagcattatatatacattgcttcgttaatgtaagaggaagattttgagatgttaaggtgtttctaattccaactcattatcataatttatgcaaaagttcagaaggaccacgttttgcactaaacctattccgaccagataggggaattttgaggccctcagcaacatttatgtcgcataactcatgaacggctagagctaaagctacgaaacttggtaatttatcacaaaatactgtttaaaagtttttggtcaataaagtaagtttatcatttttgggggttgccatggcaaccatattctaacaggcatatttttgccgaaatttgacaatttcaatttaaacaaggttttcttggtaaactacacatGTTTTCTGACAAATTACATataacaattaaattctatgaaattcaatgcagttttcatgacttaaaatttataatttatgctaatttcatgacgtcattggtgaaaatccaagatggccgccccgattaggcaaatgacgtcataatgtcgtcacattacatgttgatgacccagaaatttttgtgatgatttaaatttacattttttttattgtctgaaagtttggtattcatactgtaagtggttaaggagttagcctccaaagtttgttttaaaaactgcacatttttgctggggtccgtttggaccccagaggaactgaacacaaactttcttaataatttccacattattgtaccaatcatTGCGAAAacgtaggagaaggtataagacatattgactgacaaagtcacggaatgagtttttcttcagatca
The window above is part of the Branchiostoma floridae strain S238N-H82 chromosome 14, Bfl_VNyyK, whole genome shotgun sequence genome. Proteins encoded here:
- the LOC118430689 gene encoding SCO-spondin-like isoform X1, yielding MKVLLLLSLVVCARSAPQRPQAVTAPTGCQFGGNFYPAGSTISEGTDRCGCTYGTYCTQDGGVVIGDCFPTCCIHEGNVIDHGSSFTDSSGAQCQCEWGQALCTAPPVTGCQYGGNFYPAGTTISEGTDHCGCTYGTYCSQDGHVMIGDCFPTCCVHEGSVVDHDSSFTDSAGAHCHCNWGQLICSISGGDDILSG
- the LOC118430689 gene encoding SCO-spondin-like isoform X2, with amino-acid sequence MKVLLLLSLVVCARSAPQRPQAVTAPTGCQFGGNFYPAGSTISEGTDRCGCTYGTYCTQDGGVVIGDCFPTCCIHEGNVIDHGSSFTDSSGAQCQCEWGQALCTAPPGCQYGGNFYPAGTTISEGTDHCGCTYGTYCSQDGHVMIGDCFPTCCVHEGSVVDHDSSFTDSAGAHCHCNWGQLICSISGGDDILSG